The Exiguobacterium acetylicum genome includes a window with the following:
- the bcp gene encoding thioredoxin-dependent thiol peroxidase: MQAPAFTLPNAQGEPISLEDYRGKKVVLYFYPKDSTPGCTTEACDFRDATQAFEENNTVILGVSADSQKRHQNFISKYELPFQLLSDVDHEVCEQYGVWQLKKNYGKEYFGIVRSTFLIDESGEIVKEWRSVKVKDHVAEALQYVQEQK; encoded by the coding sequence ATGCAAGCACCTGCATTCACTTTACCAAACGCACAAGGAGAGCCGATTTCTCTCGAAGACTATCGCGGAAAAAAAGTCGTGCTTTATTTCTATCCGAAAGATTCAACACCAGGTTGTACGACCGAGGCATGTGATTTCCGCGATGCGACGCAAGCATTCGAAGAAAATAACACGGTCATTCTCGGTGTTTCTGCCGATAGTCAGAAACGGCATCAAAACTTTATTTCAAAATATGAATTACCATTCCAATTGTTATCAGATGTCGATCACGAGGTGTGTGAGCAATATGGCGTTTGGCAACTGAAAAAGAACTATGGCAAGGAATATTTTGGAATTGTTCGTTCAACGTTCTTGATTGATGAGTCCGGTGAAATCGTCAAGGAATGGCGCAGCGTGAAAGTGAAGGATCACGTCGCAGAAGCACTCCAATACGTGCAAGAACAGAAATAA